TCTGGAGAGAATATTCAACACAACTTTATAAAAGTTTCTGGTGATACGAGAATAAACGTTAAGCTAAAAACTGACGTTGAGACAGAGATAAATGGAGTGGGACCTAGTGTGTCAGAAGAACAGCTAAATCAGTTTTTACAATTGTTTCAGCATATGAATCAAGACGATATTGTTCTTTTAGCAGGTAGTATTCCAGGGACATTACCAACATCTATCTATCAAAAAATCATGACTATTTGTAAAGAGAAAGAGATAAAAGTAGTGGCAGATGTTTCTGGTGATGCGCTAAAAGAGGTTTTATCTGAAAAACCATTCTTAATTAAACCAAACCATCATGAATTAGGGGAATTGTTTGAAACTAACATTCAATCTGTGGAAGATGCACATAAATATGCAAAGCAACTTGTTAAACAAGGTGTAAAGCATGTGATTGTCTCAATGGCTGGTGAAGGGGCACTTCTAGTTACAGATGAATTCAGTTATGTAGCAAATGTACCAAAAGGAAAGGTGTTAAATTCTGTTGGTGCCGGTGATTCAGTTGTTGGTGGCTTTTTAAGTGCATTCTCCGATAATAAATCGTTGGAAGAAGCGTTTAAAATTGGTGTTGCTTCAGGCAGTGCAACAGCATTTTCACTTGAACTGTGCACCAAAAAAGAAGTAGAAGAGTTATTACCTCAAATAGAAGTATTCAAAATATAGAGGGGGAAAAAAGATGAGGATAACAGAAGTATTAACAAAACGTACAATAAAATTAGAAATCCAATCAACATCAAAGAGCGATGTTGTTAAAGAATTAGTTGATGTTTTAGATCGTGCTGGTAAGCTTTCAAACAAAGCGGCTTACGAGCAAGCAGTATTAAATCGTGAAAAACAAAGTACAACAGGAATTGGTGATGGTATTGCCATTCCTCATGCTAAAACAAATGCAGTGAAAGAACCTGCTATTGTGTTTGGACGTTCAACAAATGGTGTGGATTATGAATCATTAGATGGTCAACCAAGTTATTTGTTTTTCATGATTGCTGCTCCAGAGGGCGCAAACAATACCCACTTAGAAGCATTGTCAAAACTTTCAAGTATATTAATGAAGCAAGAAGTAAGAGATCAGTTACTTCAAGCAAAAACAGAAGATGAAGTGTTGGCGATTATCGACCAATATGATGTTCAAGAAGATGAGAATGAAGCTGTGTCAACTGAAGGGAA
This Metabacillus endolithicus DNA region includes the following protein-coding sequences:
- the pfkB gene encoding 1-phosphofructokinase, coding for MIYTVTLNPSVDYIVRVEQFELGSLNRTSEDSKFPGGKGINVSRVLKRLGVESNALGFIGGFTGSFVADFLSGENIQHNFIKVSGDTRINVKLKTDVETEINGVGPSVSEEQLNQFLQLFQHMNQDDIVLLAGSIPGTLPTSIYQKIMTICKEKEIKVVADVSGDALKEVLSEKPFLIKPNHHELGELFETNIQSVEDAHKYAKQLVKQGVKHVIVSMAGEGALLVTDEFSYVANVPKGKVLNSVGAGDSVVGGFLSAFSDNKSLEEAFKIGVASGSATAFSLELCTKKEVEELLPQIEVFKI